CAACGATCGGCTCGAATATCTACCCGGGCACTTCATGACGATCGACCCGCATGAATTCCCCCAGCTCGAGCGTTTTACAGCGTTCCTCGAAGATCAAAAGGGAAAGAAAGAGCTGCCACGAGCCTATTCGCTCACCAGCTGTCCGCACGAAAAGTACCTGGCGATCACCGTCAAAGAAGAGCGGTATGTCTCGGGACAAACCAAGTACCCACCACTCCTCTCGCCACTCTTGGTCCGTCGCTTGCCGAAGGGAACGCGGCTGAAGATCACCGGCTTCACGGGGCCTTATGTTCTCTCCCCCGATGTGGAGTCCAAAACCGACCATCTGGTGCATGTCTGTGCCGGTTCGGGCATTGTTCCGAATTACAGTATTATCAAGCATTGCCTGGTCGAGCATCCTAAGCTCCGGCATACGCTGATTTATAGTAATAAGACTTGGGATGATGTGATCTTTGGACGTCAGCTGACTGAGCTTGCCAAGAAGCATCCCGATCAGCTGAAGATCGTCCACACACTGACCCGCGAGTCGGCGCCGGTGGATGCCGGACCTAGCGTGGTGCGTCACGGTCGCATCAGCGAAGCGCTCCTCAGGGAGTTTGTCCCCGACCCATCGGCGGTGCAGGTCTACTGCTGCGGTCCCGGCATTAGCAAATTCGAGCGAGATGCCGCCAAAGCGCGTGGCGAGCAGGCCCCTCCCCGGTTTCTCGAAGCATCGCTGGCCGCTTTGGCCGCGATTGGGGTCGATAACAAGCAGATTCACCGCGAAAGTTACGGGTAATCCGCCCCCGATCCCCAGCCTGGGCGAGCGAACTTTAACGCTTGCCCACCTTGAACAAACGGCTGCGAAACGCGATTCTGGAGCCCTTCGGCGCCGCGCGGCGAATGTCTATGCGCGGCTGTTTTGAATCGTGCGCGCAGTCGCTTGCTGCTCTACTTCGGGAAATAGTCAGGGAATCAGTCATGGAAGCGGGTATCGTCGGCCTACCGAATGTCGGCAAGAGCACACTTTTCAACGCCATCACCAGCAGCGGCGCAGCCCAAGCTGCCAACTATCCGTTCTGCACGATCGAGCCCAACGAAGGGATCGTCAGCGTTCCGGACGATCGTCTGCGCCGCATTTCGGCCTTGATCGTCCCCAAGAAGCTGGTTCCAGCCGTTCTGAAATTGGTCGACATCGCTGGCATCGTGAAAGGTGCGAGCGAAGGGGAAGGACTGGGGAACAAGTTCCTCAGCCACATCCGTCAGGTCGACGCCATTCTGCAGGTGGTCCGCTGTTTTGAAGATCCCGACGTCATTCACGTTTCGGGTAAGGTCGATCCCCTGTCGGATATCGATACGATCGAAACCGAGCTGATGCTCGCCGATCTCGAAGCGCTCGAAACCTCGCTCCAAAAAGCCAACCGCACCGCTAAAAGTGGCGACAAAGAAGCCAAGCTGCGTGCCGCCGCGATCGAAAAGTGCCTGGCCCATCTGTCAGCGGAACTTCCTCTGCGAAAACTTGTTCTCGACGATGCGGAAGCCAAAGCAATCGCCAGTTTTGGACTGCTCACGGCCAAGCCGATTCTGTTTGTCGCCAACGTCGACGAAACTGATCTCGAGGGGAAAGGCCCGCTCGTGATGAAGGTGCGCGAGCATGCCGCGAAGATCGGCGCGTCGGTGGTTCCCGTTTGTGCGAAGCTCGAAGCCGAGATTGCCGAACTGGAAGAGAGCGAACGAGGCGAAATGCTCGCGAGCGTGGGCCTCGCTCAACCTGCCCTCACTGTGCTGGCGCAAGAGGCCTATCGTACGCTGGGTCTGCAAAGCTATTTCACCGCTGGTGAAAAAGAAGTTCGCGCTTGGACCGTTCCTGTCGGCGCTACGGCTCCACAAGCTGCCGGTGTGATTCATACCGACTTCGAAAAAGGCTTTATTCGCGCCGAAGTTTATACACTCGCTGATCTCGAAACTTATAAGAGTGAAAAAGAGATCCGCGCTGCTGGCAAACTGCGTGTCGAAGGAAAGTCCTACATCATGCAAGATGGCGACATCTGTCACTTCTTGTTCAATACCTAGGTGGTTAAGCGATCGAGCGACGGCCACTCGGTTCCGACAAACTCACTGCTGGGCAAGCCAGCAGTGCCACCCAAACTTCGCCTGTTTGCGTTACGAACGTGCACCGGCGAAGCGATGGGAGCAGACCGCTTCAAGGAATTGCTAATGCGGGCAATTGCCTTGCATTAATGCGCAAGGCGAGACCGCATTGACCGCCATTTTCGCTTCTTCTTCAGCAAATGGTTGCGGCTCCA
This window of the Pirellula staleyi DSM 6068 genome carries:
- the ychF gene encoding redox-regulated ATPase YchF, with amino-acid sequence MEAGIVGLPNVGKSTLFNAITSSGAAQAANYPFCTIEPNEGIVSVPDDRLRRISALIVPKKLVPAVLKLVDIAGIVKGASEGEGLGNKFLSHIRQVDAILQVVRCFEDPDVIHVSGKVDPLSDIDTIETELMLADLEALETSLQKANRTAKSGDKEAKLRAAAIEKCLAHLSAELPLRKLVLDDAEAKAIASFGLLTAKPILFVANVDETDLEGKGPLVMKVREHAAKIGASVVPVCAKLEAEIAELEESERGEMLASVGLAQPALTVLAQEAYRTLGLQSYFTAGEKEVRAWTVPVGATAPQAAGVIHTDFEKGFIRAEVYTLADLETYKSEKEIRAAGKLRVEGKSYIMQDGDICHFLFNT
- a CDS encoding oxidoreductase, translating into MDTAAVSAEPATKRKRIRELEVMVAETITETPDTTTLVFFTGNDRLEYLPGHFMTIDPHEFPQLERFTAFLEDQKGKKELPRAYSLTSCPHEKYLAITVKEERYVSGQTKYPPLLSPLLVRRLPKGTRLKITGFTGPYVLSPDVESKTDHLVHVCAGSGIVPNYSIIKHCLVEHPKLRHTLIYSNKTWDDVIFGRQLTELAKKHPDQLKIVHTLTRESAPVDAGPSVVRHGRISEALLREFVPDPSAVQVYCCGPGISKFERDAAKARGEQAPPRFLEASLAALAAIGVDNKQIHRESYG